A genome region from Ottowia testudinis includes the following:
- a CDS encoding AAA family ATPase, which yields MTEWNLFSNPALQAMVLAVAGALGYWLKDIPGQLFSWFKQYVVSTLTVDSRDEFLFGALTEFLDRHPSAQRLNNVKVHSARRGSEFRTLEEELRTGHSPLAFYSPAEGLHFMRLQGRLLWIQRDMQFAQVVYERIRISCFGRLPTRLQALMQNAIEQRTARETDLLSVYIPNPFDGSGWMHARLGTLRPLSSVVLKAGQAEGLLADLQRFISHRGQYEKLGIPWRRGYLLYGPPGTGKTSLVIALASELQRNVCTMSLASPIVTDEKIHVLLASVPKRSILLLEDIDAFFHDREAVHDEVRLSFSGFLNALDGVATQEGTILFMTTNHVDKLDAALIRAGRIDEKIELGYADHDQLRRLYLKFDDDEAAAQAFATQHAKKKIAPAQAQGLLLAMMKDKAE from the coding sequence ATGACTGAATGGAATCTCTTTTCCAACCCTGCCCTGCAAGCCATGGTGCTGGCGGTGGCGGGGGCGTTGGGTTATTGGCTCAAGGATATACCGGGACAGTTGTTTTCCTGGTTCAAGCAATATGTGGTGAGCACGCTTACCGTGGATTCGCGTGATGAATTTCTGTTTGGCGCGCTGACGGAGTTTCTTGACCGGCATCCCAGTGCGCAAAGGCTCAACAATGTCAAGGTACACAGCGCGCGGCGCGGCAGCGAATTTCGCACGCTGGAAGAAGAATTGCGCACCGGGCATTCGCCACTCGCTTTTTATTCGCCCGCTGAGGGCCTGCATTTCATGCGCCTGCAGGGCCGGCTGCTGTGGATTCAACGCGACATGCAGTTTGCGCAGGTGGTGTATGAGCGCATCCGTATTTCCTGCTTTGGGCGCTTGCCGACGCGGCTGCAAGCCCTGATGCAAAACGCCATTGAGCAGCGCACCGCGCGCGAAACGGATTTATTGTCAGTTTATATTCCTAATCCTTTTGATGGATCAGGCTGGATGCATGCGCGCCTCGGTACGCTGCGCCCGCTGTCCTCCGTGGTGTTGAAGGCGGGCCAGGCCGAAGGGCTATTGGCTGACTTGCAAAGGTTTATCAGCCATCGCGGGCAGTATGAAAAATTGGGTATTCCCTGGCGGCGCGGTTATCTGCTCTATGGGCCGCCGGGCACGGGAAAAACCTCGCTGGTGATTGCGCTGGCGTCGGAGTTGCAGCGCAACGTTTGCACCATGAGCCTGGCTTCGCCCATCGTGACCGATGAAAAAATCCATGTGCTGCTGGCCAGCGTGCCCAAGCGCTCGATTTTGCTGCTGGAGGATATTGACGCCTTTTTTCACGACCGCGAGGCGGTGCACGATGAGGTACGCCTGTCTTTCAGCGGCTTCTTGAATGCGCTGGATGGTGTGGCCACGCAAGAGGGCACGATTCTGTTCATGACCACCAACCACGTGGACAAGCTGGATGCGGCGCTGATTCGCGCTGGGCGCATCGATGAAAAAATCGAACTCGGCTATGCCGACCACGACCAACTCAGGCGCCTGTATTTGAAATTTGACGACGATGAAGCCGCTGCACAGGCTTTTGCCACGCAACATGCCAAGAAAAAGATCGCGCCCGCGCAGGCCCAGGGGCTGCTGCTGGCCATGATGAAGGACAAGGCGGAATGA
- the thiC gene encoding phosphomethylpyrimidine synthase ThiC gives MNAPDKFAQLLTLTREPFPASTKAYLQGSRPDLRVPVRDVSLTNGAAASLYDTSGPYTDPQARIDVRSGLPALRAAWINERGDTESYEGRLAHILDDGGKHEVRDAERIEQLRREAAALQRQPRRAKSGANVTQMHYARRGIVTPEMEYIALRENGRLEWTREHLSNPKREARRKGNPMGAVMPEVITPEFVRDEVARGRAIIPANINHPEIEPMIIGRNFRVKINANIGNSAVTSSIEEEVEKLVWSIRWGGDTVMDLSTGKNIHTTRDWIIRNSPVPIGTVPIYQALEKVGGVAEDLTWQVFRDTLIEQAEQGVDYFTIHAGVRLPFIHLTADRVTGIVSRGGSIMAKWCIAHHQESFLYTHFEEICEIMKAYDVSFSLGDGLRPGCASDANDEAQFAELRTLGELTQMAWKHDVQTMIEGPGHVPMHMIQENMTEQLKHCGEAPFYTLGPLTIDSSPGYDHIASAIGAAMIGWMGTAMLCYVTPKEHLGLPDRDDVKQGIIAYKIAAHAADVAKGHPSARARDDAISKARFEFRWEDQFNLGLDPDTAREFHDETLPKDSSKTAHFCSMCGPKFCSMKITQEVRDYAAAKGVSEADALKAGMDEKSREFVAKGGEFYVPIKPI, from the coding sequence ATGAACGCCCCCGACAAGTTTGCCCAGTTGCTCACGCTCACCCGCGAGCCGTTTCCGGCCTCGACCAAGGCCTATCTCCAAGGCTCGCGGCCCGATCTCCGCGTGCCGGTACGCGACGTCAGCCTGACCAACGGTGCCGCCGCAAGTCTGTACGACACCTCCGGCCCCTACACCGACCCGCAGGCGCGCATCGACGTGCGGAGCGGCCTGCCAGCGCTGCGCGCGGCGTGGATCAACGAGCGCGGCGACACCGAAAGCTACGAAGGCCGCCTGGCCCACATCTTGGACGACGGCGGCAAGCACGAGGTGCGCGATGCCGAGCGCATCGAGCAGTTGCGCCGCGAGGCAGCCGCGTTGCAACGCCAGCCGCGCCGCGCCAAATCTGGCGCCAACGTCACGCAGATGCACTACGCCCGGCGCGGCATCGTCACGCCCGAGATGGAATACATCGCGCTGCGCGAAAACGGCCGGCTCGAATGGACGCGCGAACACCTGTCGAACCCCAAGCGCGAAGCGCGCCGCAAGGGCAACCCCATGGGCGCCGTGATGCCCGAAGTGATCACGCCCGAGTTCGTGCGCGATGAAGTCGCGCGCGGGCGCGCCATCATCCCGGCCAACATCAACCACCCGGAAATCGAGCCGATGATCATCGGCCGCAATTTCCGCGTGAAGATCAACGCCAACATCGGCAACTCGGCAGTCACCAGCAGCATCGAGGAAGAGGTCGAAAAGCTGGTCTGGTCGATCCGCTGGGGTGGCGATACGGTGATGGATCTCTCCACCGGCAAGAACATCCACACCACGCGCGACTGGATCATCCGCAACAGCCCCGTGCCGATCGGCACCGTGCCGATCTACCAGGCGCTGGAAAAAGTGGGCGGCGTCGCCGAAGACCTGACGTGGCAAGTCTTTCGCGACACGCTGATCGAGCAAGCGGAGCAGGGCGTGGACTACTTCACCATCCACGCGGGTGTGCGTCTGCCGTTCATTCATCTCACCGCGGACCGCGTGACGGGCATCGTCAGCCGTGGCGGCTCCATCATGGCCAAGTGGTGCATCGCGCACCATCAGGAGAGCTTTCTGTACACGCACTTCGAGGAGATCTGCGAGATCATGAAGGCGTACGACGTGAGCTTCTCGCTGGGCGACGGCCTGCGCCCCGGTTGCGCGTCTGACGCCAACGACGAGGCGCAGTTTGCCGAACTGCGCACGCTCGGCGAGCTGACGCAAATGGCCTGGAAGCACGACGTGCAGACCATGATCGAAGGCCCCGGCCATGTGCCCATGCACATGATCCAGGAGAACATGACCGAGCAGCTCAAGCACTGTGGCGAGGCACCGTTCTACACGCTGGGCCCGCTCACCATCGACAGCTCGCCCGGCTACGACCATATCGCCTCGGCCATCGGCGCCGCCATGATCGGTTGGATGGGCACGGCGATGCTGTGCTACGTCACGCCCAAGGAGCACCTGGGCTTGCCCGACCGCGACGACGTCAAGCAGGGCATCATCGCCTACAAGATTGCCGCCCACGCCGCCGACGTGGCCAAGGGTCACCCCAGCGCGCGCGCGCGTGACGACGCGATCAGCAAGGCGCGCTTTGAATTCCGCTGGGAAGACCAGTTCAACCTAGGGCTGGATCCGGACACGGCGCGCGAATTTCACGACGAGACGCTGCCCAAGGACAGCAGCAAGACCGCGCACTTCTGCAGCATGTGCGGGCCGAAGTTTTGCTCGATGAAGATCACGCAAGAGGTGCGCGACTACGCGGCGGCCAAGGGCGTGAGCGAGGCAGATGCGCTGAAAGCGGGGATGGATGAGAAGTCGAGGGAGTTTGTGGCAAAGGGCGGGGAGTTTTATGTGCCCATCAAGCCCATTTGA